The Megalobrama amblycephala isolate DHTTF-2021 linkage group LG18, ASM1881202v1, whole genome shotgun sequence genome segment TGTGAACGATTCAATCGTACGTTGCACAACTTGTTGCGTACTCTCCCAGTCTCCCGAAAGAGGGATTGGGTGTCTTGTCTCCCACAAGTATTGTTTTGTTACAATACTACTCCCCACCAGACCACTTGTGAATCGCCCTATTTCTTGATGTTTGGGCAGGAACCCAGACTCCCAGTGGACTTCCTGCTGGGAAGGGTTCAGGATGTGGTACCTGGTACAGTACATGACTGGGTGGCAGAACATCAAGCCAGGCTCCAGGTTGCTTATGATGGGGCTCGTGAGCGGATAAAGGCGGCTGCAGACCGCCGAAAGGCTAATTATGATCAGCATGTTCAGGACGCTCCGTTGGTCGAAGGTCAGATGGTTTATATCCAAGATTTTGGTAAGAGAGGTCGTAATAAAATTCAAGACGTGTGGAATTCTGTGGTGCACCGTGTGGTGAAGGCGCCGAGGGAGGGCGGTGCCGTTTACTCGGTTGTACCAGTGCACGAGCCAGATAAGGTAAAGCATGTTCATTGGCCCTTATTGAAGGCCCAAAATCAGGGAGCGTTGCCTGAGCAGACACAGGAGGATAGTTCCCCTGAACAGCAGGTGGTTGTACAGGAGGAAGAGCTTGAGGAGGCAGACTGGTTACTGGTGGGTTCCAGAGAGCATCAAGCTCCTGTGGTACTGTGCCCTGAAGAGCCAGGTGGTGAGGAATTACCCTCTGCTGGAGTGGTGGTATTAGAACTTCAGGCTCCTGTTGCCCCACGCCCTGAGGAGCCAGGTTGTGTGGAATTCTCTGCTAGTTTGGAGGTACCAATGGGAAGGGCACCCTCAGTGCCCATAGGACCTGAATCGGGTGCACAGTCGGTTAGTGAGGTACCTGTGGGTACTGGGGTGCTTAACCATTTTTCTGTTGAGGAGGATGGCGCTCGGCGGTCAAGGCGAACGACGGCCGGCTATCATCCTAATATTCATCGGCTTCCTCGGGCAGTGGGACATTCTGCATCTGATGCTCCTATAGGTTCTAGTGCGGTTACTGTGCTTTTTAGGCCATGGAACTAAGACCATCGTCAGGGCGACGACACAAAATTAGGGGGTAGATTGTGGCATTACAGGTAAGATGGGCATGACTTTCTGAAATTGCTAGGGCGGGCATTAATTTGCGTCATGGATTATTATCGTCTATAAAAGCCATTGGCTTATGTACCTGGGTAGGCGTCATTTTCCGGAAGTGGTTTGGCTTTTGTTGTCCTGCTGAACGTGACTGTGGGTCGGTAAAGGTTGGTTAATTCAGCTTTTGATGTATTACATTTTGCTTGGTTTTAATTTGGTATGTGTTAGTTTACTTGCATTTGCATTTGGTTTGTGCGTTGCTAGGAGTGCGACTGTGCGTACGGTCAGTTCTATGTTTGGCGTTTTGCCGCGGCTGCCCTGTTCAGCTGATGAATGTGACTGCATCTGTCCTTCTCCAGGTATGCGGTTGATTCTTATTATGTTTATCAGCCATGGAAGTGCTGCGAATCgcaatttgtgtttttgttttagttaatgTTTTGCATACGGGCGTCGGCTGTTGCATATAGGCTGTGTATTTAATCTTCTGGCCTCATCCAGTTCCCGCAGTACTCGTTTGGTAAGTGGCagtttattttctctttttattctattttgtaGATCATTGCAAGTAAATGATATCCCTTTTGGTTGCGTATATTGCAGGGTTGGTAATATCCTCGCAGTGGCGTCACCGCTGTCTCGTTCTAGGTCAAACTTTGAGTCTCTGTGTGCGTTGGGTTACTGTTGTGTTGTTGGTCCCACGCCAGTGGATTTcgtttttttgtgttcatgttttgtttttgaaagttgAGTCTTTATTCTGTGTTTTTGTaaactttttgttgttgttgtttcactATTTGATCTATTTTTTTGTATAAGCTATTTTTGCTTCTATTTTGTTGTTTCTGTTAATCTTTTGtacttaatttgttttttattgacTTTTTGAGTTTGagatattcatttttttgaattggttggatttatttttgttgttgtctgatttagtttttttttcaatttgagTTTTGAATTGGGTTATCTATTCTTCTTGATATTGTgaaattgttttgtttggttatcatttattttgtttgataTTAAGTTAACATTCATGTCAGTTGTGATCTAGAACAATTTGTATGAacctttttgtttgtgtgtgtgtgtgtgtgtgtgtgtgtgtgtgtgtgtgtgtgtgtgtgtgtgtgtgtttgtgtttgagaGTTTTCTCTAGGAGCTGCTGGCCTCTATTGACCAGGGTCGACGACTTCCTCTTTAGATGGTGGTGGTGTTTCTTCATTGTGTGCTGTGGTTTTTGGCGTGCACTGGGGTCTTTATTTTGGTATGTGAGTGTGATGTGTAGATTAAGAGCCATTTATTAATGGAGAGTCTTCCCCTATAATTCAGGCCGCAGCTCCATGACATCTTGAGTGATCGAAGACtgtgttagtttttttttggagttgttttcattttattgattttatgcTATTCTAATAAAAGATTTGTCTGATACCTGTGTCTCCACGCTTTGCTTGCCACTGGGTGGGGGACCTGTGCAAGGTCTTTTGAGATTCTTTGGGTGAAATTCAGGTATTCCTtaactttataattttttttttttttttttttgattttgtttaaattaaattaatttattgaaatTTAGCGGCGCCACTCCTAGGCCCCGGCCACATATACgttaatttttttgtgcttccttgtcctACGTTTATCaactgcactttattttacgtgaagcattttgttgcatgtaagctgtgataaacagacatccatttgcattgcgtgtgtaacagtggccagatagtgagagttttgcatttaaaccactgcacactgacAGTCGCTAGAGAATGAGGTTTTTAGCGTCATTGATATTGCACTTGCCTTGCATGCCAGCAGCGATCAGGCTGGGGTTCGAGACTGACTTGGAGCCTGGTGGTTGGGATTGGAGTGTAAGTTTTggaggtggagcaatgaagagaggggtgggtttgtttgggttgatttcaaatatcaatgtccaacagcatttttcaaaatCTACTTACCACACCTTTAATGGGTGTCCAGTAGAATACTGATTTTATCTTACATTTTAAGTATTGAAATGGGTAAATATGTtgcaatgcttttttttttttttttttttttaactaatcaacaataaatatatgatgtTGACATTGTTCTACAGtacagtgtatatatagccCACTAGCTCCAGTGCTAAACAGTAAAATGTTAAGTATATTCTCCTGATATCCAGGAACAAGCTATAGAGAAAGTTTCTGCCAGATCAGGACATAACTGTGTGAGTAAgactttggtaacactttacaatactgtTGCACTAATATGTattaattcatgcttaactaatgcacagataatcatgttttaatgtatgactcacgaagaactaaaccattaatgattactgcatcAGAAACCAATAAAGATTCTATATGATTAATAGATTAAGTAATATAtgaattgttattaattaaatgtgtcataatgtataaattccttaataacatattttattaactaaaattgtaaattaatgtgttaattacCACAATGGGTTGAAGCCATGTACTTCAACTTCCAGTtgtctgctttaattaatcatt includes the following:
- the LOC125252363 gene encoding uncharacterized protein LOC125252363, which translates into the protein MVYIQDFGKRGRNKIQDVWNSVVHRVVKAPREGGAVYSVVPVHEPDKVKHVHWPLLKAQNQGALPEQTQEDSSPEQQVVVQEEELEEADWLLVGSREHQAPVVLCPEEPGGEELPSAGVVVLELQAPVAPRPEEPGCVEFSASLEVPMGRAPSVPIGPESGAQSVSEVPVGTGVLNHFSVEEDGARRSRRTTAGYHPNIHRLPRAVGHSASDAPIGSSAVTVLFRPWN